In Saccharicrinis fermentans DSM 9555 = JCM 21142, a genomic segment contains:
- a CDS encoding cytochrome ubiquinol oxidase subunit I yields the protein MLESVDLSLVNWSRAQFALTAMYHWIFVPLTLGLGLIIAFMETIYVKTGDPEWKRITKFWMKLFGINFAIGVATGIILEFEFGTNWSNYSWFVGDIFGAPLAIEGIMAFFMESTFIAVMFFGWGKVSKRFHLTSTWLTAIGANLSAVWILVANAWMQDPRGMKFNPDTARNEMVNFWDIILSPSAVTKFLHTTTSGFVLAAIFVVGVSAWFILKKREILFAKRSMVVAATFGVLSSIMLIASGDSSAREMAEKQPMKFAAMEALYEGTTNAPLIAIGIIGDPQDDPMDSTARSDFRIKIEIPNMLSYMAFLKPDAYVAGIKDLILGNESRGIMSYKEKIRRGYEAQQTLIAYKATKKSDSPKLAELRAKFNDEEWINNYFKYFGYGSYYDPDPAQLEKNAFKMVPPISLTFYAFHIMVILGGHFLILFIIILWLLFKNKLENNKIVLWTALWTIPLVYIASEAGWVVAEVGRQPWVIQDLMTTAQAVSQIDSSSVIITFFLFAITFTALLIAEIRILTKQIKIGPKKERRLQ from the coding sequence ATGTTAGAATCTGTAGACTTATCATTGGTCAATTGGTCCAGAGCCCAGTTTGCGCTAACCGCCATGTACCATTGGATTTTTGTACCACTGACACTTGGACTGGGACTCATCATCGCATTTATGGAGACCATCTATGTTAAAACAGGAGATCCCGAATGGAAGCGAATAACGAAGTTCTGGATGAAACTATTTGGAATCAACTTTGCCATTGGAGTGGCAACAGGAATTATTCTTGAATTTGAATTCGGGACCAACTGGAGTAATTATTCTTGGTTTGTGGGAGATATTTTTGGAGCGCCCCTAGCCATTGAAGGCATCATGGCATTCTTTATGGAAAGCACCTTTATTGCCGTAATGTTTTTTGGCTGGGGAAAGGTGAGCAAAAGATTTCACCTGACTTCTACATGGCTAACAGCCATCGGAGCCAACCTTTCCGCAGTATGGATATTAGTGGCCAATGCATGGATGCAGGATCCGCGGGGGATGAAATTCAATCCTGACACAGCACGCAACGAGATGGTCAACTTTTGGGATATCATTCTTTCCCCAAGTGCCGTGACCAAATTCCTGCATACAACCACCTCAGGCTTTGTCCTGGCTGCTATCTTTGTGGTAGGCGTAAGCGCATGGTTTATACTTAAAAAAAGAGAAATACTATTTGCCAAAAGAAGTATGGTGGTAGCAGCTACCTTCGGGGTTCTCTCCTCCATCATGCTCATTGCCTCTGGTGATAGTTCAGCCCGGGAGATGGCCGAAAAACAACCCATGAAATTTGCGGCCATGGAAGCATTGTACGAGGGCACTACCAATGCCCCCTTAATCGCCATTGGTATTATCGGAGATCCTCAAGACGACCCCATGGACAGCACAGCACGTAGTGACTTTAGAATCAAAATAGAGATTCCGAACATGCTTTCATACATGGCCTTTTTAAAACCGGATGCCTATGTGGCAGGAATCAAGGATCTAATCCTGGGCAACGAATCAAGAGGCATCATGTCATATAAAGAAAAAATACGTCGCGGTTACGAAGCACAACAAACCTTAATTGCCTATAAGGCCACGAAAAAATCTGACAGTCCTAAGCTGGCGGAACTAAGGGCTAAGTTTAACGACGAAGAATGGATCAATAACTACTTCAAATACTTTGGTTACGGAAGTTACTATGACCCGGATCCAGCTCAACTAGAAAAAAATGCCTTTAAAATGGTACCCCCCATTTCTCTTACCTTTTATGCTTTTCACATCATGGTCATTTTGGGTGGTCATTTCTTAATATTATTTATCATCATACTTTGGCTTCTATTTAAAAACAAATTAGAAAACAATAAGATAGTACTATGGACAGCCCTATGGACCATACCCTTGGTCTACATCGCCTCCGAGGCCGGATGGGTAGTCGCGGAGGTTGGCCGACAACCTTGGGTCATTCAGGACTTAATGACAACAGCGCAAGCCGTTTCTCAAATAGACTCAAGTTCCGTAATCATTACCTTTTTCTTATTTGCCATCACTTTTACGGCACTATTGATTGCCGAAATCAGAATATTGACCAAACAAATTAAAATAGGACCCAAAAAAGAAAGGAGACTTCAGTAA
- the cydB gene encoding cytochrome d ubiquinol oxidase subunit II — MFENLSHLALQQYWWFLISLLGAILVFLMFVQGGQTLISVLGKTKDEKTILVNALGRKWEFTFTTLVTFGGAFFASFPLFYSTSFGGAYWVWMIILFAFIIQAISYEFRNRPSNVYGPKTYETFLFINGFIGTIFIGTAVATFFTGSNFSVNEYNQSQWDNSFHGLEAALNLHNISLGLTVFFLARVLAILYFMNAVDHKEIMTRAKKQLLYNGIPFVFLFLTFTIWLLLRDGFAVNPDNKQIIMQPFKYFNNLIEMPLVGIGFLVGVLLVLYGIISSYLKPNTRGIWYSGAGTMLTVLTLFLVAGYNNTSFYPSVSSLQSSLTIENSSSSHFTLTAMSYVSLMIPFVIAYIWYVWRAINNRKIDQEEIESDDIHIY; from the coding sequence ATGTTCGAAAATTTATCACATTTAGCACTACAGCAATATTGGTGGTTTCTCATCTCACTATTGGGAGCCATCCTAGTATTTTTAATGTTTGTACAAGGTGGTCAGACACTCATATCCGTCCTGGGCAAAACAAAAGATGAGAAAACCATCTTAGTAAATGCCCTGGGCAGAAAATGGGAATTCACCTTTACCACACTGGTTACTTTTGGAGGTGCTTTTTTTGCATCCTTTCCCTTGTTTTACAGTACCAGTTTTGGTGGCGCTTATTGGGTTTGGATGATTATACTGTTTGCCTTTATCATACAGGCCATTTCTTATGAGTTTCGTAATAGGCCCAGCAATGTCTACGGCCCCAAAACATACGAAACATTCTTATTCATCAATGGCTTCATCGGAACCATATTTATAGGAACAGCAGTAGCGACCTTCTTTACTGGCTCTAATTTTTCAGTAAACGAATACAACCAATCACAATGGGACAACAGTTTTCATGGGCTCGAAGCTGCTCTAAATCTGCACAATATATCATTGGGATTAACCGTCTTCTTTCTGGCCAGAGTACTGGCAATACTGTATTTTATGAATGCGGTGGACCATAAAGAGATCATGACACGAGCAAAAAAACAGCTTCTGTACAATGGTATTCCCTTTGTCTTTTTGTTTCTCACATTTACGATATGGCTCTTGTTAAGAGACGGATTTGCAGTGAATCCCGACAACAAACAAATCATTATGCAGCCTTTTAAATATTTCAATAACCTGATAGAAATGCCCTTGGTAGGCATTGGTTTCTTGGTGGGTGTTCTTTTGGTATTGTATGGCATTATATCCAGCTACCTAAAGCCAAACACGCGTGGAATATGGTATAGTGGCGCAGGAACAATGCTTACTGTTTTAACGCTATTTTTAGTGGCCGGTTATAATAACACCTCCTTTTATCCATCTGTCAGTAGCTTACAGAGTTCTCTGACTATCGAAAATTCCAGCTCCAGCCACTTTACCTTAACAGCCATGAGCTATGTATCACTCATGATACCCTTCGTGATAGCCTATATATGGTATGTATGGAGAGCTATCAATAACCGAAAAATAGATCAGGAGGAAATTGAATCAGACGATATTCACATCTATTAA
- a CDS encoding CDP-alcohol phosphatidyltransferase family protein, translating to MSITKHVPNFITSLNLLCGTLSVFTAFHGMLMEASLLLFLASVFDFSDGFAARILKAYSPMGKELDSLGDMVSFGLAPMVMLHMMLFKVVLGSYEADLFAQNIPTQLLILSPFVVTVFSGLRLAKFNVDTRQSESFIGLTTTATGMFLASLAFVFDNGSGWLFDLLQSQWLLLAFVPVFSFLLISEIPMFSLKFKSFGLMGNVDKYTLLLASLFFLIWLGVGGIAITIALYVCFSLVRLVVGRA from the coding sequence ATGTCTATTACAAAACATGTCCCCAATTTTATTACCAGCCTCAATTTGCTTTGTGGCACCTTGAGTGTTTTTACTGCTTTTCATGGAATGTTAATGGAGGCTTCTCTTCTGCTGTTTTTAGCTTCTGTGTTTGATTTCTCGGATGGCTTTGCTGCCAGGATATTGAAAGCCTATTCTCCGATGGGTAAGGAGCTGGATTCTCTGGGCGATATGGTGAGCTTTGGTTTAGCGCCTATGGTGATGTTGCATATGATGCTTTTTAAAGTAGTGTTGGGTAGTTATGAGGCGGATCTTTTTGCGCAGAATATACCTACTCAGCTATTGATCTTATCCCCTTTTGTGGTGACCGTATTTTCTGGTTTGCGTCTGGCAAAGTTTAATGTGGATACGCGACAGTCGGAAAGCTTTATTGGTTTAACAACTACTGCCACTGGTATGTTTTTGGCTTCCCTGGCTTTTGTGTTTGATAACGGCAGTGGCTGGCTTTTTGATTTGTTGCAGAGTCAATGGTTGTTGTTGGCTTTTGTTCCCGTGTTTTCTTTTCTGCTGATTTCGGAAATTCCTATGTTTTCGTTGAAATTTAAAAGCTTTGGTTTGATGGGTAATGTGGATAAGTATACACTGTTGCTCGCTAGTTTATTCTTTCTTATTTGGTTGGGAGTGGGAGGTATTGCTATTACAATAGCCTTGTATGTCTGTTTTTCACTGGTGCGACTGGTCGTAGGAAGAGCGTGA
- a CDS encoding heavy metal translocating P-type ATPase: MSNNNCVHCGADCGKVPTEWQGKRFCCNGCLSVYQLLNDSQMQQYYAFQQQPGIRLDEAPHLSKYAYLDKEEVKEKLYEFFDNGIAKVTFYIPSIHCASCIWLLEHLNKLNPGVSYGAVNFVQKKYTVSFNTHIISLRQLVELLVSIHYVPDISLQNLEENDEGKVQDKKLLYKIGVAGFVFGNVMLYSLPEYFNGGTIEGSFGTFLYYLMYALTFPLVFYSGSDYLISAAKNLLKGIVNIDLPIAIGVLALFFVTSYEVITGRGPGYSDSLSGFMFFLLLGRWYQSKTYQALAFDRDYKSYFPIAVTRVNGSEESILLKDVKEGDRLLIRNKELIPADSVLLDGTALVDYSFVTGESAPVLKKKGDFLYAGGVQTGGAITICVTKEVAQSHLTQLWNQNKKDDISSKSLTSIVDRISGRFTLAVIFIALAGFGAWLYLDSFKSALLVLTSVLIVACPCALALSIPFTFGSAMRIFGEQGFYIKNADVIERLTHIDTIVFDKTGTLTKPEENNVTFVGLDLRPDELSKAVSLARQSTHPLSNAISTFYSDVKVYETVGYTEVSGRGIFSTIDGERVKLGALEYVDEGRDLNIKAAASSVYLSIDGKMKGYFKIGNKYRPGIENVIHTLKSKYRLYLLSGDNDGEKENLRDMFDDDKMFFNQKPQDKMNFVAELKQRGNAVLMTGDGLNDAGAFLNSDVALSLADDIYHFSPAGDAILDASRFMNFHQYIRFAQKSLTVVKQSFLISFFYNAIGLGFAISGNLSPVVAAILMPVSSISVVLFTTFRTRMAGAKILK, encoded by the coding sequence ATGTCAAATAATAATTGTGTTCATTGCGGTGCCGATTGCGGTAAGGTGCCAACGGAATGGCAAGGAAAGCGATTTTGTTGCAACGGCTGCTTGTCTGTTTATCAGCTGTTAAATGATAGTCAGATGCAACAGTATTACGCGTTTCAACAACAACCGGGTATTCGATTAGATGAAGCCCCTCATTTAAGTAAGTATGCTTATCTGGATAAGGAGGAAGTGAAGGAAAAGTTGTATGAGTTTTTTGATAATGGTATAGCTAAAGTTACTTTCTATATTCCATCTATCCACTGTGCTTCGTGTATATGGCTGTTGGAGCACTTGAATAAATTAAACCCGGGGGTGAGTTATGGCGCTGTTAATTTTGTGCAAAAAAAATACACGGTTAGCTTCAATACCCATATTATTTCCCTGCGGCAACTGGTGGAATTATTGGTCTCTATTCATTATGTTCCGGATATATCGTTGCAGAACCTTGAAGAAAATGATGAGGGTAAGGTGCAGGATAAGAAGTTGTTGTATAAGATTGGGGTGGCCGGATTTGTGTTTGGTAATGTAATGCTCTATAGTTTACCTGAGTATTTTAATGGCGGAACCATTGAAGGATCTTTTGGTACTTTTTTGTATTATTTGATGTATGCTTTAACTTTTCCCTTGGTGTTTTATAGTGGTAGTGACTACCTTATTTCGGCAGCTAAAAACCTGTTAAAAGGCATTGTAAATATTGATTTGCCAATCGCAATTGGAGTGTTGGCCTTGTTTTTTGTTACCAGTTACGAAGTCATTACTGGACGCGGCCCTGGCTATTCCGACAGTCTCTCAGGTTTTATGTTTTTTTTATTGCTGGGGAGATGGTATCAGAGTAAGACCTATCAAGCCTTGGCATTTGATCGTGATTATAAATCGTATTTCCCCATAGCGGTAACGCGTGTGAACGGATCGGAGGAAAGTATTCTTCTGAAAGATGTGAAAGAGGGGGATCGCTTATTGATAAGAAATAAAGAATTGATACCGGCCGATTCGGTTTTGTTGGATGGAACGGCATTGGTTGATTATAGCTTCGTTACCGGAGAGTCGGCTCCTGTGTTAAAAAAGAAAGGTGACTTTTTGTATGCGGGAGGTGTGCAAACGGGAGGCGCCATTACTATTTGTGTAACAAAAGAAGTGGCTCAGAGTCATCTTACCCAATTATGGAATCAAAATAAAAAAGATGATATTTCATCTAAATCACTTACTTCTATCGTAGATAGAATCAGTGGAAGATTTACTTTGGCGGTTATCTTTATTGCGTTGGCTGGTTTTGGCGCTTGGTTGTATTTGGATAGCTTTAAGTCTGCCTTATTGGTATTGACTTCGGTGCTGATTGTGGCTTGTCCATGTGCATTGGCTCTTTCTATTCCTTTTACTTTTGGAAGTGCCATGCGGATTTTTGGAGAACAGGGTTTTTATATTAAAAATGCTGATGTTATAGAACGCTTAACACATATAGATACGATTGTCTTTGATAAAACAGGGACTTTAACAAAACCGGAGGAAAACAATGTGACTTTTGTTGGACTTGATCTGCGTCCAGATGAGTTGTCCAAGGCTGTTTCGTTGGCCAGGCAGTCAACTCACCCCCTGAGTAATGCCATCAGTACTTTTTATTCCGATGTAAAGGTATATGAAACAGTGGGCTATACCGAAGTTTCGGGAAGAGGTATATTTTCAACAATTGATGGTGAGCGTGTTAAGTTGGGTGCGTTGGAGTATGTTGATGAAGGGCGCGATTTGAATATTAAAGCGGCTGCTTCTTCGGTTTATTTATCCATTGACGGAAAAATGAAGGGTTATTTTAAGATTGGGAATAAATATCGACCAGGGATAGAGAATGTGATTCATACCCTTAAAAGTAAGTATCGTCTGTATTTGCTGTCTGGCGATAATGATGGGGAGAAAGAAAATTTAAGGGATATGTTTGATGATGATAAAATGTTTTTTAATCAGAAGCCCCAGGATAAAATGAATTTTGTGGCCGAATTGAAACAAAGGGGTAACGCTGTGTTGATGACTGGTGATGGTTTAAATGATGCCGGTGCCTTTTTAAATAGCGATGTGGCGCTCTCTCTGGCTGATGATATCTACCATTTTTCTCCCGCCGGAGATGCAATCTTGGATGCTTCTAGGTTTATGAATTTTCATCAGTATATTCGTTTTGCACAAAAAAGTTTGACGGTTGTTAAGCAAAGTTTTTTAATTTCGTTTTTTTATAATGCCATAGGTTTAGGTTTTGCGATTAGTGGAAACTTGTCACCTGTTGTTGCTGCCATATTAATGCCTGTAAGTTCAATTTCGGTGGTGCTTTTTACAACATTTCGTACGCGTATGGCAGGCGCCAAAATTTTAAAATAA
- a CDS encoding sulfite exporter TauE/SafE family protein has product MEIILSGFVLGIMGSLHCAGMCGPIALSLPLYGKGVLTKVTGGVLYNMGRTVTYGLMGAVFGLIGQGLSLVGFQQWISVVMGALMIISVLLPSLFKKVKGGNIPLAGWVRKGIQKLFMKKSFGRLFFIGLLNGLLPCGLVYLAIAGAIGTGDVGTGTLFMILFGLGTLPLMLGISLLGDMVSVSLRKKMNKAIPVLVVVIGVLFVMRGLSLGIPYLSPPEKMLHPKAHVEHVQGDQEDAVQNSCCHAEDE; this is encoded by the coding sequence ATGGAGATAATATTGTCAGGCTTTGTTTTAGGTATAATGGGGAGTTTGCATTGTGCAGGTATGTGTGGACCTATTGCCCTTAGTTTACCTTTGTATGGTAAGGGAGTCCTTACCAAAGTTACGGGTGGTGTATTGTATAATATGGGCAGAACTGTCACCTATGGATTGATGGGAGCGGTTTTTGGCTTAATAGGACAAGGGCTTTCGTTGGTGGGTTTTCAGCAATGGATTTCGGTTGTCATGGGGGCATTGATGATTATATCGGTATTACTACCTTCTTTGTTTAAAAAAGTAAAGGGCGGGAATATTCCTTTAGCAGGATGGGTGCGTAAAGGCATTCAAAAGCTTTTTATGAAAAAATCATTTGGGCGGCTTTTTTTTATTGGCTTGCTAAATGGTCTCTTGCCTTGTGGACTGGTTTATCTGGCAATTGCGGGTGCTATTGGAACGGGTGATGTGGGTACCGGTACTTTGTTTATGATATTGTTTGGATTGGGAACACTTCCGCTGATGTTGGGTATTTCTTTATTGGGCGATATGGTTAGTGTAAGCCTTCGTAAGAAAATGAATAAGGCCATTCCTGTACTGGTGGTGGTCATTGGTGTTTTGTTTGTAATGCGTGGCTTAAGTTTGGGAATCCCGTATTTGAGTCCGCCGGAAAAAATGTTGCACCCTAAGGCTCATGTTGAACATGTGCAGGGGGATCAAGAGGATGCGGTACAGAATTCCTGTTGTCATGCAGAAGATGAGTAA